The Sporomusa termitida genome has a window encoding:
- a CDS encoding polysaccharide deacetylase family protein, with protein MITRRRFITGGLGAITALFGLSLVPEYKIIDQLVNSIPVLLYHRVGPEADDLTISTTRFEQDMASLAEEGYHTLSLAQVARRLQEQQPQLPDKPLIITFDDGYLDNYTNALPVLQKYSMKASFYIITGMMGDTDRLTGAQIREMAAAGMDFGSHTVTHRQLAELTPQEVADELHQSKFALEQTLGKPVNFIAYPCGSYRPDTIQAAGQAGYIGGFSTQCGLAMFNNHFTIKRIPVFHFDRSIAYVLLRKGLIPSMLG; from the coding sequence ATGATTACCAGGCGTAGGTTTATAACAGGGGGACTAGGCGCGATCACAGCCCTGTTTGGCCTGTCTTTGGTTCCGGAATATAAAATTATTGATCAACTCGTTAACAGTATCCCGGTGCTGCTTTATCATCGTGTCGGCCCGGAAGCAGATGACCTGACAATCAGCACCACCCGGTTTGAGCAGGATATGGCAAGCCTGGCCGAAGAGGGGTATCATACCCTGTCTCTTGCCCAGGTTGCCCGGCGTTTGCAGGAGCAACAGCCGCAGCTGCCGGATAAACCGCTGATTATTACCTTCGACGACGGGTATCTCGACAATTACACCAATGCCTTGCCGGTGCTGCAAAAGTACTCTATGAAAGCCAGTTTCTATATAATCACCGGGATGATGGGCGACACGGACCGCCTGACAGGGGCCCAAATCCGGGAGATGGCGGCGGCCGGCATGGACTTTGGGTCCCATACCGTTACCCACCGGCAATTGGCAGAGCTAACGCCGCAGGAGGTTGCCGATGAGCTGCATCAGTCTAAATTTGCTTTGGAGCAGACGCTGGGCAAGCCGGTGAATTTTATCGCCTATCCCTGCGGCAGCTACCGGCCGGATACGATCCAGGCTGCCGGTCAGGCCGGCTATATCGGCGGCTTTTCCACTCAATGCGGCTTGGCCATGTTTAATAATCATTTCACCATCAAAAGAATCCCCGTATTCCATTTTGACCGCTCGATTGCCTATGTACTATTAAGAAAAGGCTTAATCCCCAGTATGCTGGGCTAA
- a CDS encoding dicarboxylate/amino acid:cation symporter — MKQPWYKILYVQVLMAITAGVLLGHFYPAAGASMKPLGDGFIKLIKMIIAPIIFCTVVLGIAGMGDMKKVGRVGGKALLYFEAVSTLALIIGLTVVNLVKPGAGMNADISTLDTQAIANYAAKAQSQSTTDFLLNIIPNSAVDAFAKGDILQVLFFSILFGTALSLMGQRAGNIIKIIDEVSHGFFQVVGIIMKAAPIGAFGAIAFTIGQYGLASLIPLAKLMGSFYLTCLLFIFVVLGLITRIAGFSIIKFIAYIKEELLIVLGTSSSESVLPRMMDKMEKLGCSKSVVGLVIPTGYSFNLDGTSIYLTMAAVFVAQATNTDLTMVQQLTMLAVLLITSKGAAGVTGSGFITLAATLSVIPTVPVAGLALILGIDRFMSEARALTNLIGNGVATVVVSRWENELDARQLALGLNKGDLETGRIEEQIGG; from the coding sequence ATGAAACAACCATGGTATAAAATCCTGTATGTTCAGGTGCTGATGGCAATTACAGCCGGAGTGCTGCTGGGGCATTTCTATCCTGCCGCCGGCGCCAGCATGAAACCGTTGGGAGACGGGTTTATTAAACTCATTAAGATGATTATTGCCCCCATTATCTTTTGCACAGTTGTCCTGGGGATAGCAGGCATGGGCGATATGAAAAAAGTGGGCCGCGTCGGCGGCAAAGCCTTGCTCTATTTTGAGGCCGTATCCACCCTGGCCCTCATCATCGGCCTGACGGTAGTCAATCTGGTGAAACCCGGAGCGGGGATGAATGCCGATATCAGCACTTTGGATACCCAAGCAATCGCTAACTATGCCGCCAAAGCGCAATCACAAAGCACTACTGATTTTCTCCTGAACATCATCCCCAACAGTGCGGTGGATGCTTTTGCGAAAGGGGATATCCTGCAGGTACTGTTCTTTTCTATCCTGTTTGGCACCGCCCTGTCTCTTATGGGGCAACGGGCAGGCAATATCATTAAAATTATTGACGAAGTGTCCCACGGCTTTTTTCAGGTTGTCGGGATTATCATGAAAGCGGCACCGATCGGGGCTTTTGGAGCGATTGCCTTTACGATCGGGCAGTATGGGCTGGCCTCCCTGATCCCGCTGGCGAAACTGATGGGCAGTTTCTATCTGACCTGCCTGCTGTTTATCTTTGTCGTGCTGGGCCTGATTACGAGGATCGCCGGCTTCAGCATTATTAAATTTATCGCTTATATCAAAGAAGAACTGCTCATTGTCCTGGGGACCTCCTCTTCTGAGAGCGTGTTGCCGCGCATGATGGATAAAATGGAAAAACTGGGCTGCTCCAAGTCGGTGGTGGGGCTGGTTATCCCCACCGGCTACTCTTTTAACCTGGACGGAACCTCGATTTATCTGACGATGGCCGCTGTGTTCGTGGCGCAGGCGACGAACACAGACCTGACTATGGTGCAGCAGCTGACGATGCTGGCCGTGCTGCTTATCACCTCCAAAGGGGCGGCAGGTGTTACCGGCAGCGGATTTATTACCCTGGCCGCAACCCTGTCGGTGATTCCGACCGTGCCGGTAGCCGGTCTGGCTCTGATTTTGGGCATTGACCGGTTTATGTCCGAGGCCCGGGCGCTGACGAACCTGATTGGCAACGGGGTGGCAACCGTTGTTGTTTCGCGCTGGGAGAATGAGCTGGATGCCCGGCAGCTGGCCCTCGGCTTAAACAAAGGCGACCTCGAAACCGGGCGGATTGAAGAACAAATCGGCGGCTAA
- a CDS encoding NUDIX hydrolase, which produces MSETNKQGLTEEQFLASYDASQYDRLSVTVDMLIFTVTEEEEKNYRRLPEKSLRLLLIRRSNHPYKHQWALPGGFVQLGESIDEAARRKLKEETNIGDIYMEQLYTWGDVARDPRTRVICASYMALVDHASLQIEASRQVADAAWFTVGCKLYQEQKTVTPTGYILQQLFHLTLSQADQQLAATIKTVKKVETKVTTVTREIVESSGIAFDHAKIIEYGIQRLRNKIEYTDIAFNLMPERFTLTKLQQVYEVILDTELLKANFRRKIADMVVETDEYTRDAGHRPSKLFKFNPKWMKIIE; this is translated from the coding sequence ATGAGTGAGACCAATAAGCAGGGCCTTACGGAAGAACAATTCCTGGCAAGCTATGACGCCAGCCAGTATGACCGCCTGTCAGTTACGGTGGATATGCTGATTTTTACTGTAACAGAAGAGGAGGAAAAGAATTACCGGCGGTTACCGGAAAAATCATTGCGGTTATTGCTGATCCGGCGGAGCAATCACCCCTATAAACATCAGTGGGCGCTGCCCGGCGGTTTTGTGCAGCTGGGGGAAAGTATTGATGAGGCGGCAAGACGAAAGCTGAAAGAGGAAACCAATATCGGCGACATCTACATGGAACAACTGTATACCTGGGGGGATGTGGCCAGAGATCCCCGTACCAGGGTTATCTGCGCTTCTTATATGGCGCTTGTCGATCATGCCAGCCTGCAAATTGAGGCCAGCCGGCAAGTGGCCGATGCGGCCTGGTTTACGGTTGGCTGCAAACTATATCAGGAACAAAAAACAGTTACGCCCACAGGTTATATTTTACAGCAGCTATTCCATCTGACGCTGTCTCAGGCTGATCAGCAGCTTGCCGCTACAATAAAAACAGTAAAAAAGGTAGAGACTAAAGTAACGACGGTAACAAGAGAGATTGTCGAATCCAGCGGTATTGCTTTCGACCATGCAAAAATTATTGAGTATGGTATCCAAAGGCTGCGCAACAAGATTGAGTATACCGATATTGCTTTTAATCTGATGCCGGAACGGTTTACACTGACGAAACTGCAACAGGTTTATGAAGTCATTCTTGATACGGAGCTGCTGAAGGCAAATTTTAGAAGAAAGATCGCCGACATGGTGGTTGAAACAGACGAATATACCAGGGATGCCGGGCACCGGCCTTCTAAGTTATTTAAGTTTAACCCCAAATGGATGAAGATTATCGAATGA
- a CDS encoding nicotinate phosphoribosyltransferase yields the protein MRGEEGMGDADGKRMNLTMLTDFYEITMGNGYFQNKLQDKIAYFDMFFRRVPDGGGFAVMAGVEQLILYLQELSFTDADIEFLSKKNLFNEEFLNYLRHFRFSCDVWAVPEGTPIFPNEPIVTVRGPIIEAQLVETMILLTINHQSLIATKANRIVRAAQGRAVVEFGSRRAQGYDGAMFGARAAFIGGCAGSACTIAERDFAIPAVGTMAHSWVQTFDHEIDAFRAYARTYPENCLLLVDTYNVLKSGIPNAIQVFNEEVVTRGFRPKGIRIDSGDIAYLSKKARKMLDDAGFPDCKILVSNSLDEYIIRDILVQGAEVDSFGVGERLITSKSEPVFGGVYKLVAIEDNGQVIPKIKLSENVEKITLPGRKQLWRLFEQGSGKAIADVITLADETIDETYVIFDPVHTWKRKTVTGFFAKKLLIQIFDKGTCVYKNPDLKTIQNYCRQQIETLWDEVLRFENPHNYYVDLSQALWDVREKLLVDCSVK from the coding sequence ATGAGAGGGGAAGAGGGCATGGGGGACGCAGACGGGAAAAGAATGAACCTGACGATGCTGACTGACTTCTATGAGATTACGATGGGCAACGGGTATTTTCAAAACAAGTTACAAGACAAAATCGCCTATTTTGATATGTTTTTCCGCAGAGTTCCCGATGGCGGCGGCTTTGCCGTAATGGCCGGGGTCGAGCAATTGATCCTTTATCTGCAGGAACTAAGCTTTACTGACGCCGACATCGAGTTTCTGAGCAAGAAAAATCTGTTTAATGAGGAGTTTCTGAACTATCTCCGGCATTTCCGGTTTAGCTGCGACGTTTGGGCCGTGCCTGAGGGCACGCCGATTTTCCCCAATGAGCCGATCGTTACCGTGCGAGGGCCGATTATTGAAGCCCAATTGGTGGAAACCATGATCTTGCTGACAATCAATCACCAGAGCCTGATTGCGACCAAGGCCAACCGGATTGTACGCGCTGCCCAGGGCCGGGCGGTTGTGGAGTTTGGCTCAAGGCGGGCCCAGGGGTATGACGGGGCCATGTTTGGGGCGCGGGCGGCTTTTATTGGTGGCTGCGCCGGCTCGGCCTGCACAATCGCCGAACGGGACTTTGCCATACCGGCTGTGGGGACTATGGCTCACAGCTGGGTGCAGACCTTTGATCACGAAATCGACGCCTTCCGGGCTTATGCCCGGACCTATCCCGAAAACTGCCTGCTGCTGGTCGACACCTATAATGTGCTGAAATCCGGTATCCCCAATGCCATTCAGGTATTTAACGAAGAGGTGGTCACCCGGGGGTTCCGTCCCAAAGGCATCCGGATTGACAGCGGCGACATTGCCTATCTGTCGAAAAAAGCCCGGAAGATGCTGGATGATGCCGGCTTCCCCGACTGTAAGATCCTGGTCTCCAACTCGCTGGATGAGTATATTATTCGCGATATTCTCGTACAAGGGGCCGAAGTGGATTCATTTGGTGTCGGCGAACGTCTCATTACCTCCAAATCCGAACCTGTTTTCGGCGGCGTGTATAAGCTTGTTGCCATTGAAGACAATGGACAAGTTATTCCTAAAATAAAACTCAGTGAGAATGTCGAAAAAATTACCCTTCCCGGCCGCAAGCAATTGTGGCGGTTGTTTGAACAGGGCAGCGGCAAAGCTATTGCCGATGTCATAACCCTCGCTGACGAGACGATTGATGAGACTTATGTAATATTTGATCCCGTACATACCTGGAAGCGTAAGACAGTCACCGGCTTCTTCGCTAAAAAACTGTTGATTCAGATCTTTGATAAAGGGACCTGTGTGTATAAAAATCCTGACTTAAAAACAATTCAGAACTATTGCCGGCAGCAGATTGAAACCCTGTGGGACGAGGTGCTGCGCTTTGAAAATCCCCATAACTATTACGTCGACTTATCCCAGGCCTTATGGGATGTCCGGGAAAAGCTGCTTGTCGATTGTTCGGTCAAGTAG
- a CDS encoding amino acid permease, which yields MKANTLDLAKENLKKDLKDRHIQLIAIGGVIGVALFMGSAQASRLAGPALTLAYAIGGVVMYFVLRALGEVAVENPVASSFAGYARVFCGPLVSFITGWNYWYQWVVLAMCEISAVSMYMKYWAPDLEQWIPALVCLGVIMAVNLIAVKYYGEFEFWFALIKVVTILAMLAVGFAMILFGFGNGGVAIGFSNLWAHGGFMPFGWTGVAMALVMVVFAYSGVELIGITAGEAVDPERSLKSAIDKVFWRVLIFYVGSMVAILAIFPYETLPSGVSPFVLIFEKAGIPYSASIINLVILSSAASCLNSCIYVCGRMLYGLALRHEAPAFLGKLSASQIPANGILFSGAVCLIGVYLNYLSPDNVFYYMSAITTTGCMWTWSLIMYIQYKWRKNLTSEQLARLKYPMPCYPYANYVVGAFMLAVTLGMGYDQDNLVALYVAPAWYASLYILYRLFKIGEAQQKADLNIRTEW from the coding sequence GCAAATACGCTCGACCTGGCAAAAGAAAATCTCAAAAAGGATCTCAAAGACCGGCATATACAGTTGATCGCCATCGGGGGCGTGATCGGCGTTGCCCTGTTTATGGGTTCCGCCCAGGCCAGCAGACTGGCCGGCCCGGCGCTCACGCTGGCCTACGCGATTGGCGGGGTTGTCATGTACTTTGTGCTGCGGGCCCTGGGCGAGGTTGCTGTGGAAAACCCGGTAGCCTCATCCTTTGCCGGCTACGCCCGGGTTTTCTGCGGCCCCCTGGTTTCCTTCATTACCGGCTGGAATTACTGGTACCAATGGGTTGTTCTGGCTATGTGCGAGATCTCGGCGGTCAGTATGTATATGAAATATTGGGCGCCGGACCTTGAGCAATGGATTCCGGCCCTTGTCTGTCTGGGTGTTATCATGGCCGTCAACCTCATTGCCGTTAAATACTATGGGGAGTTTGAATTTTGGTTTGCTTTGATTAAGGTGGTTACGATTCTTGCCATGCTGGCAGTCGGTTTTGCGATGATACTGTTCGGGTTTGGCAACGGCGGTGTGGCGATCGGGTTCTCCAATCTCTGGGCTCATGGCGGGTTTATGCCCTTTGGCTGGACCGGGGTGGCCATGGCCCTGGTCATGGTCGTATTTGCCTATTCCGGGGTCGAGCTAATCGGCATTACCGCCGGTGAGGCGGTTGATCCCGAGCGCTCTCTCAAATCAGCGATTGACAAGGTCTTCTGGCGGGTCTTGATTTTCTATGTCGGCTCGATGGTGGCGATCTTAGCCATATTCCCCTATGAAACCCTGCCCTCAGGGGTCAGCCCGTTTGTCCTGATCTTCGAGAAAGCAGGTATTCCTTATTCGGCCTCTATCATCAACCTGGTTATTCTGTCTTCGGCCGCCTCCTGCCTTAACAGCTGCATTTATGTCTGCGGCCGGATGCTCTATGGCCTGGCGCTCCGGCATGAGGCCCCGGCCTTTCTGGGCAAGCTGTCGGCCAGCCAGATACCGGCCAATGGGATTCTATTTTCCGGTGCGGTTTGTCTGATCGGCGTTTATTTAAATTACCTCTCTCCTGACAATGTATTCTATTACATGTCGGCGATTACAACAACAGGCTGCATGTGGACCTGGTCGCTGATTATGTATATTCAGTATAAATGGCGAAAAAACCTGACAAGTGAGCAGCTTGCCAGGCTGAAATATCCGATGCCCTGTTATCCGTATGCTAATTATGTTGTTGGCGCGTTTATGCTGGCGGTAACCCTCGGCATGGGCTACGACCAGGATAATCTGGTAGCCTTGTATGTGGCCCCGGCCTGGTACGCTTCCCTGTATATTCTTTACCGGTTATTCAAAATCGGGGAAGCCCAGCAAAAAGCGGATCTGAATATCCGCACCGAGTGGTAA